GGGCATCGCGTACAGGTCGTCACGAATGCCTTGCTCGGTTTCCGCCGCGGGCAGATCCTCGGATGGCGGGCCGACATCGCGAATGTCGGTCATCGGCTACTCCCCGACCGCCCTGGCATGGCCCTGGCCCCAGCGGATGCCGGTGACGCGCGTGGAGCCGTCAGGGCGGGCGTGGACGCCGATTGCCTGGTCGGAGTTCTGGATCATCGGCTTACGGTGCGAGATGACGATCATCTGGGCGTGCTGCGCCTGCCGGCCGATCATGCGGGCCAGGCGCTCGTCGTTGACGCCGTCGAGGGCATGATCGACCTCGTCGAGGGCGTAGAAGGGCGCCGGCTGGGTGCGCTGGATGGCGAACAGGAAGGCAAGGGCCGTCAGGGACTTCTCGCCGCCGCTCATGGCTTCCAGGCGGTACACGCGGCTGCCCGGGGGCTGGGCGTGGATGATGAGGCCGCCGGCGAAGGGATCCTGCGGATCCTCGAGCGTCAGCTTGGCGGTGCCGCCGGCCAGCTCCGAGAAGATGTCGGCGAAGTAGCCGGAGATCTGCTCGAAGGCTTCCATGAAGACGGCCTTCTTCTGGCCGCTGATGTCGGCGATGCGCACCTCGATGCCCTCGCGCTCGACCGTGAGGGCTCCTTGCTTCGCGCGGAGTTCCGACGCGCGGGCATCTTCGCGCTCGAACT
Above is a window of Candidatus Tanganyikabacteria bacterium DNA encoding:
- a CDS encoding chromosome segregation protein SMC gives rise to the protein FEREDARASELRAKQGALTVEREGIEVRIADISGQKKAVFMEAFEQISGYFADIFSELAGGTAKLTLEDPQDPFAGGLIIHAQPPGSRVYRLEAMSGGEKSLTALAFLFAIQRTQPAPFYALDEVDHALDGVNDERLARMIGRQAQHAQMIVISHRKPMIQNSDQAIGVHARPDGSTRVTGIRWGQGHARAVGE